The Yersinia intermedia genome window below encodes:
- the aroE gene encoding shikimate dehydrogenase, whose amino-acid sequence MDQNFAVFGNPIGHSKSPRIHALFAEQTGIEHRYGMVLAAHGAFEETLASFFADGALGANITTPFKERAYAKCDELTDRASLAGAVNTIKQLEDGRLLGDNTDGIGLLSDLERQGLIRVSDRILLVGAGGAARGVILPLLSYGCTVVITNRTYSRAQQLAEVFHHLGDIEAAEMQALSGQQFDLIINATASGIHGEVPNLPKEIISAKTRCYDMFYQAGDTPFLAWAKQLGVVGYADGLGMLVGQAAHAFKLWHGVMPQIAPVLNTLRDELSK is encoded by the coding sequence ATGGATCAGAATTTCGCAGTGTTTGGTAACCCCATTGGGCACAGTAAGTCGCCAAGAATTCATGCGCTTTTTGCCGAGCAGACAGGTATAGAGCATCGATACGGTATGGTGCTGGCCGCTCATGGTGCTTTTGAGGAAACGTTAGCGTCGTTTTTTGCAGATGGTGCATTGGGCGCGAATATTACCACGCCCTTTAAAGAGCGCGCTTATGCCAAATGTGATGAACTAACCGATCGTGCATCGCTGGCAGGGGCTGTGAATACTATCAAACAATTAGAAGATGGCCGCTTGTTAGGTGACAATACTGATGGTATTGGTTTGCTCAGTGATCTTGAGCGCCAGGGTTTGATCCGAGTTTCTGATCGGATCTTGCTAGTGGGTGCGGGTGGCGCGGCTCGCGGTGTGATTTTGCCGTTACTCTCTTATGGTTGCACGGTGGTCATCACTAACCGAACTTACAGCCGTGCTCAGCAGCTGGCCGAAGTATTTCATCATTTGGGTGATATCGAAGCTGCCGAAATGCAGGCACTTAGTGGGCAGCAGTTTGATTTGATCATAAATGCGACCGCTTCTGGAATTCATGGCGAAGTGCCAAACTTACCTAAAGAGATTATTAGCGCAAAAACACGTTGCTATGACATGTTTTATCAAGCAGGCGATACGCCATTTTTAGCTTGGGCTAAGCAGTTGGGTGTGGTGGGTTACGCTGATGGCTTAGGGATGCTGGTGGGGCAAGCAGCACACGCTTTCAAACTTTGGCATGGTGTAATGCCGCAGATAGCACCGGTGTTAAATACGTTGCGTGATGAATTGAGTAAATAG
- the dprA gene encoding DNA-protecting protein DprA: MLAAELWLRMSKVKGLGVAKGSALVRRLLARGDIHPGRLAAYGLDAQQCQQFYQADPHYIEATLTWLNQPSHHLLAYGEAGYPPRLAHISAAPLILFVSGELDVVYCPQVAMVGSRHFSHYGEQWGRYFASELARTGLVITSGLAIGIDGICHQAALNAKGKTVAVLGSGLENIYPRRHRHLAKEIEYQGGALVSEFLTTALPIAAHFPRRNRIISGLSSAVLVVEATLRSGSLITARYAIEQGRDVFALPGPLGSATSEGVHWLIQQGAYLVRSAQEVATQVGGSLQWISLPEKVTISASGAQVELPFADVLANVGDEVTPVDVVAERAGQPVPDIVSKLLELELAGWIAAVPGGYVRLRRAGHVRRFNLLI, translated from the coding sequence ATGTTAGCGGCTGAATTATGGCTCAGGATGAGTAAGGTTAAGGGGCTTGGAGTAGCGAAAGGTAGTGCACTGGTCAGGCGGTTACTTGCCCGTGGTGATATTCACCCTGGTAGATTAGCTGCTTATGGATTGGACGCTCAGCAATGCCAGCAATTCTATCAGGCAGATCCCCACTATATTGAGGCCACACTAACCTGGTTGAACCAACCCTCTCACCACTTATTGGCCTATGGTGAAGCTGGCTATCCACCCCGTTTAGCCCATATCTCTGCCGCTCCTCTGATACTGTTTGTTTCTGGCGAGTTGGATGTTGTGTATTGCCCCCAAGTTGCCATGGTCGGTAGCCGCCATTTCAGCCATTATGGTGAGCAATGGGGCCGCTATTTTGCTTCAGAGCTGGCTCGAACGGGATTGGTTATCACCAGTGGCTTGGCCATTGGGATCGATGGGATTTGCCATCAAGCGGCGTTGAATGCGAAAGGAAAGACCGTTGCGGTATTAGGTAGCGGGTTGGAGAATATATATCCACGCCGGCATCGTCATTTGGCCAAAGAAATTGAGTACCAAGGCGGGGCACTGGTTTCCGAGTTTTTAACGACAGCATTGCCGATTGCCGCCCATTTCCCCAGAAGGAACCGTATTATCAGTGGGCTAAGCTCTGCGGTATTGGTCGTTGAAGCGACGTTGAGAAGTGGCTCTTTGATTACTGCCCGCTATGCTATAGAACAAGGGAGAGATGTTTTTGCTTTACCGGGGCCATTAGGCAGTGCAACCAGTGAAGGTGTGCACTGGCTGATTCAACAAGGTGCGTATCTGGTAAGGTCAGCACAAGAGGTAGCTACACAAGTGGGTGGTTCACTTCAATGGATATCATTGCCCGAGAAAGTAACTATTTCTGCATCAGGGGCGCAAGTTGAATTGCCATTTGCTGATGTGTTGGCTAACGTAGGGGATGAGGTGACACCCGTTGATGTCGTCGCCGAACGCGCCGGCCAACCTGTGCCAGATATCGTGAGCAAATTGCTCGAGCTGGAGTTAGCAGGGTGGATCGCAGCTGTACCCGGCGGCTATGTCCGATTAAGGAGGGCAGGCCATGTTCGACGTTTTAATTTACTTATTTGA
- a CDS encoding dienelactone hydrolase family protein: MNAGLFVCSLALSAILTAATVQASPVTYQKEAITENNLPVFYPQLKKQMTYQSSWLAGRYTDFALWKSDTRKIFRQALLTPDSTIAFSAEKIDQQDRGRYIAEKIALNITDESRVQGLLLTPKSKGPHPAIVLLHDHGSKFDIGKEKMIRPWGDSAQLASAQAWSDKFFSGKFIGDELAKRGYVVLSIDAIGWGDRGPISYEQQQALASNFFNLGRSLAGTMAYEDIRTVDFLATLPSVDRQRIGALGFSMGAYRAWQLAALSDKVAATAAISWFGNYQGLMTPGNNVLRGQSAFYMLHPGIANKLDFPDIASLAAPKPMLLFNGGKDKLFPSDAVEQAYSKVHAIWRSQNAESRLLTRSWPTLGHVFYQEQQDVVFPWLDRWLKP; the protein is encoded by the coding sequence ATGAATGCAGGTCTATTTGTCTGTTCGCTCGCACTGTCAGCGATACTTACTGCCGCAACGGTACAGGCAAGTCCTGTGACGTATCAAAAAGAAGCTATTACTGAAAATAATCTGCCAGTATTTTATCCACAGCTAAAAAAACAGATGACTTATCAAAGTTCATGGCTGGCAGGGAGATACACTGACTTTGCACTGTGGAAGAGCGACACCAGAAAGATTTTCCGACAAGCATTGCTCACCCCTGACTCAACAATTGCATTTTCCGCAGAAAAAATAGATCAGCAGGACCGTGGCCGCTATATTGCTGAAAAAATAGCATTAAACATCACTGATGAAAGCCGTGTCCAAGGCTTGCTATTAACACCGAAAAGCAAAGGCCCTCATCCGGCGATTGTTCTCTTGCATGACCATGGCTCCAAATTTGATATTGGCAAAGAGAAAATGATCCGCCCTTGGGGTGATAGTGCGCAACTTGCCTCAGCGCAGGCTTGGTCGGATAAATTCTTTAGCGGTAAATTCATCGGTGATGAATTGGCAAAACGCGGTTATGTCGTACTTTCTATTGATGCTATTGGCTGGGGTGATAGAGGCCCTATCAGCTATGAGCAGCAACAGGCTTTAGCCAGTAATTTCTTTAATCTTGGCCGTTCATTAGCCGGAACTATGGCTTATGAAGATATACGGACGGTTGATTTTCTGGCGACACTTCCATCAGTTGACCGCCAACGGATTGGTGCTCTCGGATTTTCTATGGGAGCGTACCGTGCCTGGCAGTTAGCGGCATTATCGGATAAGGTCGCGGCTACTGCAGCTATCTCTTGGTTTGGTAACTATCAAGGGTTGATGACCCCAGGCAATAATGTACTTCGTGGACAATCCGCTTTTTACATGCTCCACCCTGGCATTGCCAATAAGTTGGATTTTCCTGATATTGCCAGTTTGGCAGCACCAAAACCGATGCTTCTTTTTAACGGCGGGAAAGATAAATTGTTCCCATCGGATGCTGTCGAGCAGGCTTACAGTAAAGTGCATGCAATCTGGCGGTCACAAAATGCGGAATCACGCTTGCTCACTCGTAGCTGGCCCACACTGGGGCACGTATTTTACCAAGAGCAGCAAGATGTGGTTTTCCCTTGGTTAGACCGCTGGTTGAAGCCATAA
- a CDS encoding type I DNA topoisomerase translates to MTKTVIAKDNGACPECGSALVIRSGGHGPFLGCSHYPGCQYMRPLKAQSDGHIVKVLEGQHCPDCSSEMVLRQGRFGMFIGCSQYPQCAHTEVIDKPDETSIDCPQCGQGKLLQRKSRFGKVFHACNRYPDCQFTINQQPIAGECAYCHYPLLMEKRTAQGVKRFCASKLCAKAVVSE, encoded by the coding sequence ATGACGAAAACAGTTATTGCCAAGGATAATGGGGCGTGCCCTGAATGCGGGTCAGCTTTAGTTATTCGTAGTGGTGGTCATGGCCCATTCCTTGGTTGTTCACATTATCCTGGCTGCCAATACATGCGCCCACTGAAAGCGCAATCTGATGGTCATATTGTGAAAGTTCTTGAAGGGCAGCATTGTCCTGACTGCAGTTCGGAAATGGTGTTACGGCAAGGGCGTTTTGGTATGTTTATTGGTTGTAGCCAATATCCACAATGTGCTCATACTGAAGTTATTGATAAGCCTGATGAGACATCGATTGATTGTCCACAATGTGGCCAAGGCAAATTGCTACAGCGTAAGTCCCGGTTTGGAAAGGTTTTCCACGCCTGCAATCGTTATCCCGATTGCCAGTTTACAATTAATCAGCAACCCATTGCCGGAGAGTGCGCGTATTGCCACTATCCATTGTTAATGGAAAAGAGAACCGCACAAGGCGTAAAACGTTTTTGCGCTAGCAAATTGTGTGCAAAGGCAGTGGTCAGTGAGTAA
- the actP gene encoding cation/acetate symporter ActP, whose protein sequence is MKTRHWSVLSLLALPALSQAEAITGEVHRQPLNIQAIIMFVLFVGATLYITYWASKRTRSRGDYYTAGGRITGFQNGLAIAGDFMSAASFLGISALVYTSGYDGLIYSIGFLIGWPIILFLIAERLRNLGRYTFADVASYRLKQRPIRTLSACGSLVVVALYLIAQMVGAGKLIELLFGLNYHVAVVLVGILMVLYVLFGGMLATTWVQIIKAVLLLAGASFMAIMVMKSVNFNFNTLFSEAIKVHPKGLAIMSPGGLVSDPISALSLGLALMFGTAGLPHILMRFFTVSDAKEARKSVFYATGFIGYFYILTFIIGFGAILLVGPNPAFKDAAGALLGGNNMAAVHLANAVGGSFFLGFISAVAFATILAVVAGLTLAGASAVSHDLYASVIKKGKANERDELRVSKITVVILGFVAIGLGILFEKQNIAFMVGLAFSIAASCNFPIIFISMYWDKLTTRGAMIGGWLGLLTAVILMILGPTIWVTILGHAKPIYPYEYPALFSMIVAFVGIWFFSVTDNSEEGKQERLRFKAQFVRSQTGLGASQSSSH, encoded by the coding sequence ATGAAGACTCGCCATTGGTCCGTACTTTCCTTATTGGCTCTGCCTGCGCTGTCACAGGCAGAAGCAATTACCGGCGAAGTTCATCGCCAGCCGCTCAATATTCAGGCGATCATCATGTTCGTACTGTTTGTTGGCGCGACATTATATATTACCTACTGGGCATCAAAACGTACCCGTTCCCGGGGTGATTATTATACCGCTGGCGGGCGCATAACCGGTTTCCAAAATGGTCTGGCAATTGCTGGTGACTTTATGTCTGCGGCATCATTCCTCGGTATTTCCGCGCTGGTTTATACCTCTGGTTATGATGGCCTGATTTACTCCATCGGCTTTTTAATCGGCTGGCCAATCATTCTGTTTTTAATCGCCGAGCGGCTGCGTAATCTGGGTCGCTATACCTTTGCTGATGTAGCTTCATATCGCTTGAAGCAAAGGCCAATAAGAACATTATCAGCCTGTGGTTCGTTAGTGGTAGTCGCTTTATACCTGATAGCTCAAATGGTCGGTGCCGGTAAGCTGATAGAGTTGTTATTTGGCTTGAACTACCACGTAGCCGTGGTGTTGGTGGGCATCCTGATGGTGCTGTACGTCTTGTTTGGTGGCATGCTGGCCACCACATGGGTACAAATCATCAAAGCGGTGTTACTGCTGGCCGGTGCTTCGTTTATGGCCATTATGGTTATGAAGTCTGTTAACTTTAACTTCAATACCTTATTCAGTGAAGCGATTAAAGTTCACCCTAAAGGCTTGGCAATCATGAGCCCTGGAGGGTTAGTCTCTGACCCGATATCAGCCTTGTCGCTCGGATTAGCACTAATGTTCGGTACCGCAGGCTTACCACACATTCTAATGCGTTTCTTTACGGTAAGTGACGCCAAAGAAGCCCGTAAAAGTGTGTTCTATGCTACCGGCTTTATCGGCTACTTCTACATATTGACCTTTATTATTGGCTTTGGCGCAATCCTGTTGGTCGGCCCGAATCCAGCCTTTAAGGATGCCGCGGGGGCATTGCTTGGCGGTAATAATATGGCAGCAGTGCATCTGGCTAATGCCGTGGGGGGTAGCTTCTTCTTAGGCTTTATCTCAGCAGTTGCTTTCGCAACTATTCTGGCGGTGGTAGCAGGTCTGACATTAGCGGGTGCATCTGCGGTTTCTCATGACCTTTATGCCAGTGTCATCAAAAAGGGTAAAGCAAACGAACGCGATGAACTGAGAGTTTCTAAAATCACAGTGGTTATTTTAGGGTTTGTCGCAATCGGCTTGGGGATTTTGTTTGAAAAGCAAAACATTGCTTTCATGGTAGGTTTGGCATTCTCCATTGCCGCCAGTTGTAACTTCCCAATCATCTTTATTTCAATGTATTGGGATAAACTGACCACGCGTGGTGCAATGATTGGAGGCTGGTTGGGGTTACTGACTGCGGTGATCCTGATGATTTTAGGCCCAACTATCTGGGTAACCATTCTGGGGCATGCAAAACCAATTTATCCATATGAATACCCAGCATTATTCTCAATGATAGTGGCATTTGTCGGGATATGGTTCTTCTCTGTCACCGATAATTCAGAAGAGGGTAAGCAAGAACGTCTGCGCTTCAAAGCACAGTTTGTCCGTTCACAAACTGGCTTGGGCGCATCTCAAAGCAGCTCTCATTGA
- a CDS encoding gamma carbonic anhydrase family protein: MSDPIRPYLHYSPTLGKRVMIDGSSVIIGNVILGDDVSVWPLVAIRGDVNQVVIGARSNIQDGSVLHVTHHSEHNPAGNPLVIGEDVTVGHKAMLHGCTIGNRVLVGMGSILLDGAVIEDDVMIGAGSLVSPRKRLVSGYLYMGSPAKQIRPLTPAELEGLLYSASNYVRWKDDYLAETK, encoded by the coding sequence ATGTCCGACCCTATCCGCCCTTATCTTCATTATTCACCTACTCTTGGTAAACGCGTAATGATCGATGGATCGAGTGTGATCATCGGTAATGTCATTTTGGGTGATGATGTCAGTGTCTGGCCGTTGGTTGCTATTCGTGGTGATGTTAATCAGGTAGTTATTGGCGCTCGTTCAAATATCCAAGATGGCAGTGTGTTACACGTAACCCATCATTCCGAGCATAATCCTGCAGGGAACCCACTGGTTATTGGCGAAGACGTTACCGTCGGTCATAAAGCGATGCTCCACGGTTGCACTATTGGCAATCGGGTACTGGTGGGAATGGGTTCTATTTTATTAGATGGTGCAGTTATCGAAGATGATGTGATGATTGGCGCAGGGAGTCTGGTTTCCCCAAGGAAACGATTAGTTAGTGGTTACCTCTATATGGGAAGCCCAGCCAAGCAAATTCGCCCTTTAACGCCAGCAGAATTAGAAGGCTTACTTTACTCCGCGAGCAACTACGTCCGCTGGAAAGATGACTATCTGGCAGAAACTAAATAA
- a CDS encoding DUF494 family protein — MFDVLIYLFETYMHNESEMLVDQDKITDDLADAGFYREDINNALNWLEALADLQEGQKAPYLYAADPQALRIYTAEEAQRLDTTCRGFILFLEQIQVLHLDTREMVIDRIMALDSNEIDLEDLKWVVLMVLFNIPGYESAYQQMEELLFEVNEGYLH, encoded by the coding sequence ATGTTCGACGTTTTAATTTACTTATTTGAAACTTATATGCATAACGAGTCGGAAATGCTTGTTGATCAAGACAAGATTACTGACGATCTTGCTGACGCAGGTTTCTATCGTGAGGATATCAACAACGCCCTGAACTGGTTAGAGGCTCTTGCAGACCTACAAGAAGGGCAGAAAGCACCTTATCTCTATGCCGCTGACCCACAAGCATTACGGATTTATACGGCGGAAGAAGCCCAACGCCTGGATACCACTTGTCGCGGCTTCATCCTATTTCTTGAGCAAATTCAGGTATTACACCTTGATACCCGTGAGATGGTCATCGACCGTATTATGGCGTTAGATTCTAATGAGATTGATCTGGAGGATCTCAAGTGGGTTGTGCTGATGGTGTTGTTTAACATACCAGGTTACGAAAGTGCCTATCAGCAGATGGAAGAGTTACTTTTTGAAGTCAATGAAGGCTATTTGCACTAA
- a CDS encoding DUF485 domain-containing protein encodes MNDSIYQEIENNPRFKELVRKRGRFAWILSLITLALYVGFIFLIAFEPQWLGAPLYAGSSITRGIPVGVGLIVISFVLTGIYVIRANGEFDRLTAEILREVKQ; translated from the coding sequence ATGAATGACAGCATTTATCAAGAGATTGAAAATAACCCGCGTTTCAAAGAGTTAGTGCGAAAGCGTGGCCGTTTTGCCTGGATACTGTCGCTCATTACCCTAGCGCTGTATGTCGGTTTCATTTTCCTTATTGCTTTCGAACCACAATGGCTCGGAGCCCCGCTATATGCAGGCTCCAGCATTACTCGCGGCATACCCGTTGGTGTGGGATTAATCGTTATTTCTTTTGTTCTTACAGGTATTTACGTTATTCGTGCTAATGGCGAGTTTGACCGTCTGACGGCAGAAATTCTTCGTGAGGTGAAGCAATGA
- the gltP gene encoding glutamate/aspartate:proton symporter GltP, with protein MKSVKIGLAWQILIALVLGILVGAVLHNQIESREWLVSNVLSPAGDIFIRLIKMIVVPIVISTLIVGIAGVGDAKKLGRIGLKTIIYFEVITTVAIIVGITLANVFQPGHGIDMSALTVVDISQYEKTTEQVQSGSHSLVSTILSLIPPNVFASMAKGDMLPIIFFSVLFGLGLSSLPKETKEPLLNVFKAVSESMFKVTHMIMRYAPIGVFGLISVTVANFGFASLIPLAKLVILVYAAILFFALVVLGTVARLCKLRIWTLIRILKDELILAYSTASSETVLPRIIEKMEAYGAPKSITSFVVPTGYSFNLDGSTLYQSIAAIFIAQLYGIELSIGQEIILVLTLMVTSKGIAGVPGVSFVVLLATLGSVGIPLEGLAFIAGVDRILDMARTALNVVGNALAVLVIAKWEHQFDHKKAKAYEKALFAPEQTPVNQG; from the coding sequence ATGAAAAGTGTAAAAATAGGTCTGGCCTGGCAAATACTCATTGCACTGGTATTAGGTATTTTGGTTGGTGCTGTCTTGCATAACCAAATTGAATCTAGGGAATGGTTAGTTAGTAATGTTTTAAGCCCAGCGGGCGATATCTTCATCCGCTTAATTAAAATGATTGTTGTACCGATAGTTATTTCGACGTTGATCGTGGGTATTGCGGGTGTCGGTGACGCGAAGAAGCTTGGTCGAATTGGCTTGAAAACCATTATCTATTTCGAAGTTATCACCACCGTGGCTATTATTGTTGGGATCACTTTGGCGAATGTGTTCCAACCGGGGCACGGCATTGATATGTCAGCATTGACCGTGGTCGATATCTCTCAATATGAAAAGACCACTGAACAAGTACAAAGTGGTAGCCACAGTCTGGTGAGCACTATCTTGTCGCTCATTCCTCCTAACGTCTTCGCTTCAATGGCGAAAGGCGATATGTTGCCAATTATCTTCTTCTCAGTGTTGTTTGGTTTAGGGCTGTCTTCATTGCCAAAAGAAACCAAAGAACCACTGTTGAATGTGTTTAAAGCCGTTTCTGAAAGCATGTTCAAAGTCACTCATATGATTATGCGTTATGCGCCTATCGGGGTGTTTGGCTTGATCTCGGTAACTGTCGCCAATTTTGGTTTTGCCTCGCTTATTCCATTGGCAAAACTGGTTATTTTGGTTTATGCCGCAATTCTATTTTTTGCGCTGGTCGTGCTGGGAACCGTTGCCAGATTATGTAAATTACGTATCTGGACATTGATTCGAATTTTGAAAGATGAGCTGATTTTGGCTTACTCTACCGCCAGTTCAGAAACTGTATTGCCGCGAATCATCGAGAAAATGGAAGCCTATGGTGCACCTAAATCGATTACCAGCTTTGTGGTTCCGACTGGCTATTCCTTCAACTTAGATGGTTCTACCCTTTATCAGAGTATTGCCGCCATATTTATTGCCCAGCTATACGGCATTGAGCTGTCTATCGGGCAAGAAATTATTCTGGTTCTAACGTTAATGGTGACGTCGAAAGGTATTGCTGGCGTGCCGGGAGTATCTTTTGTTGTCTTGTTAGCAACACTAGGCAGTGTGGGTATTCCGCTGGAAGGTTTAGCGTTTATCGCCGGAGTGGACCGTATACTGGATATGGCCCGAACTGCACTGAACGTGGTAGGCAATGCGTTAGCGGTGCTGGTTATAGCCAAGTGGGAACATCAGTTTGATCATAAAAAAGCCAAGGCATATGAGAAAGCGTTGTTTGCACCAGAACAGACGCCAGTTAACCAAGGGTAA
- the tsaC gene encoding L-threonylcarbamoyladenylate synthase type 1 TsaC: MNKQENSGALSDVLRALQQEEVVAYPTEAVFGLGCDPDSEKAVNALLALKQRPWQKGLILIAANYEQLKPYVDDSTLSMAQRETLFSCWPGPVTWVIPACANTPRWLTGTFGSLAVRVSDHPLVQQLCSQYGKPLVSTSANLSGHEPCRTEAEVRMQFGPSLPVLSGEVGGRLNPSEIRDALTGKQFRQG, from the coding sequence GTGAATAAACAAGAGAATAGTGGGGCTCTGTCAGATGTGTTACGGGCACTGCAACAAGAAGAAGTCGTCGCTTATCCAACAGAAGCTGTTTTTGGTTTAGGTTGTGACCCTGATAGTGAAAAAGCAGTAAATGCTTTATTAGCTTTAAAACAGCGCCCATGGCAAAAAGGTCTGATCTTAATCGCCGCGAACTATGAGCAGTTGAAGCCGTATGTTGATGACTCAACGCTGAGTATGGCGCAACGGGAAACGCTCTTTTCCTGTTGGCCAGGGCCGGTCACGTGGGTCATTCCTGCTTGTGCTAATACGCCACGTTGGTTAACGGGTACTTTTGGCTCATTGGCTGTAAGGGTGAGTGACCATCCACTGGTACAGCAGCTTTGTTCGCAATATGGCAAGCCACTGGTTTCAACCAGTGCTAACTTAAGCGGTCACGAGCCATGCCGTACAGAAGCTGAAGTGAGAATGCAATTTGGCCCTTCTCTCCCTGTGCTCTCCGGTGAGGTTGGTGGCCGTTTGAATCCATCTGAAATAAGAGATGCATTAACCGGTAAACAATTTCGCCAAGGATAG
- the acs gene encoding acetate--CoA ligase — protein MSQIHKYPIPTAIAEHALISPEQYNQYYQQSVQNPDEFWGEHGKIIDWIKPYTTVKNTSFDPGHVSIRWFEDGTLNLAANCLDRHLAERGDQTAIIWEGDDPNQSKTVTYKQLHHDVCQFANVLKKLGIKKGDVVAIYMPMVPEAAVAMLACARIGAVHSVIFGGFSPDAVAGRIIDSNSKLVITADEGIRAGRAIPLKKNVDDALKNPAITSIKNVVVFQRTGNASYWKDGRDLWWHDLIKEASADCPPEEMNAEDPLFILYTSGSTGKPKGVLHTTGGYLVYAALTFKYVFDYHPGDIYWCTADVGWVTGHSYLLYGPLACGAITLMFEGVPNYPGVNRLGQVIDKHQVNILYTAPTAIRALMAEGDKAIEGTKRDSLRIMGSVGEPINPEAWEWYYNKIGNSKCPIVDTWWQTETGGFMITPLPGATELKAGSATRPFFGVQPALVDNLGNPQEGAAEGNLVITDSWPGQARTLFGDHDRFEQTYFSTFKGMYFSGDGARRDEDGYYWITGRVDDVLNVSGHRLGTAEIESALVSHPKIAEAAVVGVPHSIKGQAIYAYITLNHGEEPTPELYTEVRNWVRKEIGPIATPDILHWTDSLPKTRSGKIMRRILRKIAAGDTSNLGDTSTLADPGVVDKLLEEKQSMQTPS, from the coding sequence ATGAGCCAAATACATAAATACCCTATTCCAACTGCAATTGCAGAGCATGCCCTGATAAGCCCTGAACAATATAATCAATATTATCAACAGTCTGTGCAGAACCCAGATGAGTTTTGGGGCGAACATGGCAAGATTATTGATTGGATAAAACCATATACAACGGTTAAAAATACGTCTTTTGACCCCGGCCATGTCAGTATCCGCTGGTTTGAAGATGGCACATTGAATCTTGCAGCCAACTGCCTTGACCGCCATCTGGCGGAGCGTGGTGATCAAACAGCGATAATCTGGGAAGGCGATGATCCTAACCAGTCAAAAACCGTCACGTATAAACAGCTTCACCATGATGTATGCCAGTTTGCTAATGTGCTGAAAAAACTGGGCATCAAGAAAGGTGATGTGGTTGCAATCTATATGCCGATGGTGCCAGAAGCCGCTGTTGCTATGCTGGCTTGCGCACGTATTGGCGCAGTTCACTCTGTTATTTTTGGTGGATTCTCACCTGATGCCGTTGCTGGCCGAATTATCGACTCTAACTCAAAACTGGTGATTACTGCCGATGAAGGCATTCGTGCTGGTCGCGCAATTCCACTGAAAAAAAATGTCGATGATGCTCTAAAAAATCCAGCAATCACCAGTATCAAAAATGTTGTCGTCTTCCAACGTACTGGCAATGCCAGCTATTGGAAAGACGGGAGAGATTTGTGGTGGCATGACCTGATTAAAGAAGCCTCTGCCGACTGCCCGCCAGAAGAAATGAATGCCGAAGACCCACTGTTCATCCTTTATACCTCCGGCTCCACTGGCAAACCAAAAGGGGTGTTACATACCACCGGCGGCTATCTGGTTTATGCCGCACTAACCTTTAAATACGTTTTCGATTATCACCCCGGCGACATCTACTGGTGTACTGCGGACGTTGGTTGGGTCACCGGTCACAGCTATTTGCTGTATGGCCCACTGGCCTGCGGAGCTATTACTCTAATGTTCGAGGGTGTTCCTAACTATCCGGGCGTCAATCGCTTGGGGCAGGTTATCGATAAACATCAGGTTAATATCCTGTATACCGCCCCTACCGCCATTCGTGCCTTAATGGCCGAAGGTGACAAAGCCATCGAAGGGACAAAACGCGACTCCCTGCGCATCATGGGTTCAGTTGGGGAACCGATAAACCCAGAAGCATGGGAATGGTATTACAACAAAATTGGTAACAGTAAATGCCCAATTGTTGATACCTGGTGGCAAACTGAAACTGGCGGTTTCATGATAACGCCACTACCGGGAGCCACAGAATTAAAAGCCGGTTCTGCCACTCGCCCATTCTTTGGCGTACAACCTGCGCTAGTAGACAACTTAGGTAATCCGCAAGAAGGTGCAGCCGAAGGCAATCTGGTGATAACCGACTCTTGGCCGGGTCAGGCCCGAACGTTGTTCGGCGATCATGACCGTTTTGAGCAAACCTACTTTTCAACCTTTAAGGGCATGTATTTCAGTGGTGATGGCGCTCGCCGTGACGAAGATGGCTACTACTGGATAACCGGTCGCGTCGATGACGTACTTAACGTTTCAGGTCACCGCTTAGGGACCGCTGAAATTGAATCTGCGTTGGTCTCACACCCGAAAATTGCCGAAGCGGCTGTCGTCGGGGTACCCCACAGCATTAAAGGGCAAGCTATCTATGCCTACATCACGCTGAATCATGGCGAAGAGCCAACACCAGAGCTGTATACCGAGGTGCGTAATTGGGTGCGTAAAGAGATTGGTCCAATTGCAACCCCAGATATCTTGCACTGGACTGATTCACTACCAAAAACCCGTTCAGGCAAGATCATGCGCCGTATTCTGCGCAAAATTGCGGCTGGCGATACCAGCAACTTAGGGGATACCTCAACACTGGCCGATCCGGGCGTAGTGGACAAATTACTGGAAGAAAAACAATCAATGCAAACACCGTCGTAA